Proteins encoded together in one Anabaena sphaerica FACHB-251 window:
- a CDS encoding AAA family ATPase — translation MPPIQKILFGSPGTGKSYKIREIAQQELGIKLDEQTNSLENTITTIFHPEYTYSDFVGKLLPQTTGNGSVIYKFYEGHFLRALGLAYKKIIDGSDENVLLVIDELNRGNAAAIFGSIFQLLDREDDDWSSYRVNLSELEIVGIFRAMEYKAEADHQNIRIDGTDFDKFYKLTKDNLNNYKNNDGLRVLENLKNNCITIPPNLSIIATINTSDESIYYLDSAFKRRWDWEYVDAPHRDFIPEKIKNISVVIGDKQYEWYDLVIQLNYFIISNHQAIRRIEDKQIGWWFLKADDNNTITESAIRNKLMFYLWDSVFAKDKRPLEKLLSKKLITYTDFSSLYSDFVIKIIEFIPF, via the coding sequence ATGCCACCAATTCAGAAGATTCTTTTTGGAAGTCCAGGAACAGGAAAAAGCTATAAAATTCGTGAAATTGCACAACAAGAACTAGGTATAAAATTGGATGAACAAACCAACTCTTTAGAAAATACGATTACAACAATATTTCATCCAGAGTATACCTATTCAGATTTTGTCGGAAAGCTATTACCACAAACTACTGGAAACGGTTCTGTAATATATAAATTTTATGAGGGGCATTTTTTACGTGCTTTAGGTTTAGCATATAAAAAAATAATTGATGGTAGTGATGAAAATGTCCTGTTAGTTATAGATGAATTAAATAGAGGTAATGCAGCAGCTATATTTGGTTCAATTTTTCAGTTATTAGATAGAGAAGATGATGATTGGTCAAGTTATAGAGTTAATTTATCTGAGCTTGAGATAGTAGGAATTTTTCGAGCAATGGAATATAAAGCTGAAGCTGATCATCAAAATATACGGATCGATGGAACTGATTTCGATAAGTTTTATAAACTTACTAAAGATAACCTAAATAATTATAAGAATAATGATGGTTTACGAGTTTTAGAAAATTTAAAAAATAACTGTATTACTATCCCGCCTAATCTATCTATTATTGCTACAATCAATACATCTGATGAATCTATTTATTATCTTGATAGTGCATTTAAACGCCGTTGGGATTGGGAATACGTAGACGCACCTCATCGTGATTTTATACCTGAAAAAATTAAAAATATATCAGTAGTTATAGGTGATAAACAATATGAATGGTATGATTTAGTTATCCAACTAAATTATTTTATTATATCTAATCATCAGGCTATTAGAAGAATTGAGGATAAACAGATTGGTTGGTGGTTTTTGAAAGCTGATGACAATAATACAATTACAGAGTCAGCAATTAGAAATAAGCTGATGTTTTATCTTTGGGATAGTGTTTTTGCAAAAGATAAAAGACCATTGGAAAAACTACTAAGTAAAAAGTTAATTACTTACACAGATTTTTCAAGTTTATATTCTGATTTTGTTATAAAAATAATAGAATTTATACCATTTTAA
- a CDS encoding type II toxin-antitoxin system VapC family toxin — MSYLLDTNHCSYIINGNPQVTDTLKFRSAVTIGVSIITYAELLYMTEKSALKSQNLGAVQVFCLMLICILLMKKLLLFTVV; from the coding sequence ATGTCTTATTTGCTCGATACTAATCATTGTAGCTACATTATTAATGGTAATCCTCAAGTTACCGATACTTTAAAATTTCGCTCTGCTGTTACCATTGGCGTTAGCATTATTACTTATGCAGAATTACTATATATGACAGAAAAATCAGCACTAAAATCTCAAAATTTAGGTGCAGTTCAAGTTTTTTGTCTGATGTTGATCTGTATTTTATTGATGAAGAAACTGCTATTATTTACAGTCGTTTAA
- a CDS encoding PIN domain-containing protein yields MSDVDLYFIDEETAIIYSRLKASVFNYFAPKDKSKRRSFSIENLGFSDHDLWIAATAIQHNLTLVSADSDFRRIHQVQPFSLESWV; encoded by the coding sequence TTGTCTGATGTTGATCTGTATTTTATTGATGAAGAAACTGCTATTATTTACAGTCGTTTAAAAGCATCTGTTTTTAACTATTTTGCTCCCAAAGACAAAAGCAAACGTCGTAGTTTCAGCATTGAAAACTTGGGATTTAGCGATCATGATCTTTGGATAGCAGCGACAGCTATTCAACACAACCTCACTCTCGTTTCTGCTGATAGCGATTTTAGGCGTATTCATCAAGTACAGCCTTTTTCTCTGGAATCATGGGTATAG
- a CDS encoding VanZ family protein encodes MNQRKNPTQKPKVIKSYRLRLNLLFVLATTLVIVIATLYPFNFSLPHSFSVTDFFASFNHVSSFQDQVNNVLLFMPLGFYCANFLQKLKIRILLQIIIVLVLSAGLSLTVETLQIFLPSRSPTPADIVNNTLGGGLGLLGFYFWNYQKLSNTGSQTTGNSSRLSNQQITGFILAYVSFTLLISIFWQSTINLSNWDLNYPLVLGNERTGNRPWQGYISEVYITDKAISSYEARKGLNDATNYFKNLDGSLLANYQLNGKCCYQEQTGNLPELLWQGTPTNIEEEGQGVFVNSSQWLKTAESVKNLNQRISQKSEFTLFANLATENTQQTGPARIISISGSYLRRNLTLSQQGNYLDLRLRTPLTGENGADLQLMIPKVFTDNKFHQIIITYSRGTVQVYIDKVQRSYSFHLLELIPFNQKLFYYALIFIPLGASLAILNLLANNRVIVSKVLIPSGILLPSILMEAILITESHKSLSWKNLFLGILFTAGTMLIFKIRAEYLKARS; translated from the coding sequence ATGAATCAACGCAAAAATCCTACTCAAAAACCTAAAGTAATAAAATCATATAGGCTTAGGCTGAATTTGTTGTTTGTATTAGCAACTACTTTGGTAATAGTCATAGCTACGCTTTATCCATTTAATTTTTCCTTACCTCATAGTTTTTCTGTAACTGATTTTTTTGCCAGTTTTAACCATGTAAGTTCTTTTCAAGATCAGGTAAATAATGTTTTATTATTTATGCCTTTAGGTTTTTATTGCGCTAATTTCTTGCAGAAACTTAAAATTAGAATACTATTACAAATAATCATAGTATTGGTGCTAAGTGCAGGCTTATCATTGACAGTTGAAACTTTACAAATCTTTCTCCCTTCCAGAAGTCCTACTCCAGCAGATATTGTTAACAATACCTTAGGGGGAGGTCTAGGTTTATTGGGCTTTTATTTCTGGAATTATCAAAAATTAAGTAATACTGGTTCACAAACTACAGGGAATAGTTCAAGATTATCAAATCAACAAATCACAGGATTTATTCTGGCTTATGTATCTTTCACTTTACTGATTTCTATATTCTGGCAAAGTACCATAAATTTAAGTAATTGGGATTTAAATTATCCCCTGGTGCTAGGTAATGAACGCACTGGGAATAGACCCTGGCAAGGATATATATCGGAAGTTTATATTACTGATAAAGCTATATCAAGTTATGAAGCCAGAAAAGGTTTAAATGATGCTACTAATTACTTTAAAAATCTTGATGGTTCTCTGTTAGCTAACTATCAATTAAACGGAAAATGTTGTTATCAAGAACAAACCGGAAATTTGCCAGAACTATTATGGCAAGGAACGCCTACAAATATAGAAGAAGAAGGTCAAGGCGTTTTTGTGAATTCTAGTCAATGGCTAAAGACAGCAGAATCTGTAAAAAATCTCAATCAAAGAATTAGCCAAAAATCTGAATTTACCTTGTTTGCTAATCTTGCTACTGAAAATACTCAACAGACTGGTCCAGCGCGGATAATCTCAATTTCTGGTAGTTATTTGCGGCGTAATTTAACGCTGTCACAGCAGGGAAATTACTTGGATTTAAGGTTAAGAACCCCGCTGACGGGAGAAAATGGTGCAGATTTACAACTGATGATACCGAAGGTTTTTACAGACAATAAATTCCATCAAATTATCATCACTTATTCCAGGGGAACAGTTCAAGTATATATCGACAAAGTACAACGCTCTTACTCTTTTCATTTACTGGAATTAATTCCGTTTAATCAGAAATTATTTTATTATGCGCTGATTTTTATACCTTTAGGTGCGAGTTTAGCTATACTAAATCTCTTGGCTAACAATAGGGTGATAGTTTCTAAGGTTTTGATTCCAAGTGGCATTTTATTACCTTCTATCCTAATGGAAGCTATTTTGATCACTGAAAGTCATAAAAGTTTGAGTTGGAAAAACCTCTTCTTAGGAATATTATTTACAGCCGGAACAATGTTGATTTTCAAAATCAGAGCAGAATATTTAAAAGCTAGAAGTTAA